A portion of the Punica granatum isolate Tunisia-2019 chromosome 7, ASM765513v2, whole genome shotgun sequence genome contains these proteins:
- the LOC116213478 gene encoding 21.7 kDa class VI heat shock protein isoform X2, protein MSSLRQLSIKTEDHAPQKWSVSLKEDVFKRFISQGSPFVVRIFGEGSLFSPLLFGKFFDPSDAFPLWEFESGILLLSLRSSGKTSVDWFQSDHEYVLKAEIPGAWENNVQVYVDNGKVVEITGQWRQHRELNVKDWRCGNWWEYGYVRRLELPEDADWKNIEARLNSEKNIELRIPKKGPSCEEKNGSSNGERN, encoded by the exons ATGAGCAGTCTCCGGCAGCTCAGCATCAAAACTGAAGATCATGCTCCGCAGAAGTGGAGCGTGTCGTTGAAGGAAGATGTGTTCAAGAGGTTCATCTCTCAGGGCAGCCCATTTGTGGTTAGGATCTTCGGGGAGGGGTCGTTATTTAGTCCTTTGTTGTTCGGGAAATTCTTTGATCCATCTGATGCGTTCCCCTTGTGGGAGTTTGAGTCAGGCATACTGTTATTGAGTCTCCGGAGCAGCGGGAAGACCAGCGTTGATTGGTTTCAGTCAGACCATGAGTATGTACTAAAAGCGGAAATCCCAG GAGCATGGGAAAACAACGTTCAAGTTTATGTCGACAACGGGAAGGTAGTCGAGATAACCGGGCAGTGGAGGCAGCATAGAGAGCTGAACGTCAAGGATTGGAGGTGTGGGAACTGGTGGGAATACGGGTATGTGCGGAGGCTTGAGCTGCCGGAAGATGCAGACTGGAAAAATATCGAGGCGAGGCTGAACAGCGAGAAGAACATAGAACTCAGGATTCCAAAGAAAGGTCCATCATGCgaggaaaaaaatggaagCTCAAACGG GGAACGGAACTAA
- the LOC116213477 gene encoding uncharacterized protein LOC116213477 — protein sequence MASNLLRLQTRTITHKHPSTPLSTSSRVSHLAPSFKFPAHQLHSHVIFPIHSSLSSSNPPASKEEAILQAKTCLSTTLEKPLNNPKLTGKLKKLKQPRFQVEIPVIDDSPDSLSGLAAEVFRDLPIKRKGSPVKVLLLWPNREAAENASKSISSSKIVISHVDISSILDDGDPRMLGSGDVAVFLAPESSQIVVIKTITEALYPKPVVLFNPRWVFEEEESFGEMGGFVGSFEVIYSFMGLEVKGILSKRKGVVFKCVRDGVLSGERWAVLVEEEGGELKVISRFKSRPSIGEVESVLYNLMAINSPITKSAKLLRDLVSNVTGKK from the coding sequence ATGGCGTCCAACCTTCTCAGACTTCAGACTCGGACCATAACGCACAAACATCCCTCAACTCCATTGTCAACTAGCTCAAGGGTCTCTCATCTTGCTCCCTCTTTCAAGTTTCCTGCCCATCAGCTTCATTCCCATGTCATCTTCCCTATCCACTCCTCTCTGTCTTCTTCAAACCCACCGGCCTCGAAGGAAGAAGCCATCCTTCAAGCGAAAACCTGCCTCTCAACCACCCTAGAGAAGCCCCTTAACAACCCGAAGCTCACCGGCAAGCTCAAGAAACTCAAGCAGCCCAGGTTCCAGGTTGAGATCCCGGTCATCGATGACTCACCTGACTCGCTCTCCGGGCTCGCCGCCGAAGTTTTCCGTGACCTGCCCATCAAGAGGAAAGGCTCACCTGTCAAGGTTCTGTTGCTGTGGCCAAACCGGGAAGCAGCAGAAAACGCCTCCAAGTCGATCTCATCGAGCAAGATTGTGATCAGCCATGTGGACATATCATCTATTCTCGATGATGGTGATCCGAGGATGTTGGGCTCTGGTGACGTGGCAGTGTTCTTGGCACCGGAATCTTCCCAGATTGTGGTTATAAAGACAATTACTGAAGCTCTATACCCGAAGCCGGTCGTGCTATTCAACCCGAGGTGGGTTTTCGAGGAAGAGGAGAGCTTCGGGGAGATGGGCGGCTTCGTGGGTTCGTTCGAGGTGATATATTCATTCATGGGCTTGGAGGTGAAAGGGATCTTGAGCAAGAGGAAAGGGGTGGTTTTCAAGTGTGTGAGGGATGGAGTGTTGAGTGGGGAAAGGTGGGCTGTTCTTGTCGAAGAAGAAGGCGGGGAGTTGAAGGTCATCTCAAGGttcaagtctcggccatccatTGGTGAAGTCGAGAGCGTGCTGTATAACTTGATGGCCATCAATTCTCCGATCACAAAGTCCGCAAAGTTGTTGAGAGATTTGGTCTCAAATGTTACCGGGAAGAAGTAA
- the LOC116213481 gene encoding photosynthetic NDH subunit of lumenal location 3, chloroplastic: MARLANVYGVSETLPAAIPKLSNLQRTRMRPKRLQIASRKAEDFEEQGSLQSLRRGAALGLAAASIALFGSFGNGVARAEDNGYWITGPIPVPPVFNKIANEKTGTRSFVRSGIYIANIGVKGSMYRLKKYAFDLLALGDLIGKDAWNYVRKYLRLKGTSMYYDFDKVISAAPVADKQPLTDLANNLFDSIEKLEDAVKRKDLSATQSCYEGTTVILQEVMNRMA; the protein is encoded by the exons ATGGCTCGTCTAGCGAATGTGTATGGCGTCTCCGAGACACTTCCCGCAGCTATCCCGAAGCTCAGCAACTTGCAGAGGACCCGAATGAGGCCAAAGAGACTCCAAATTGCGAGCAGGAAAGCAGAGGACTTTGAAGAGCAAGGCTCACTGCAGAGTTTGAGAAGAGGGGCGGCACTGGGACTAGCAGCAGCCTCGATAGCTCTCTTTGGAAGTTTCGGGAATGGAGTTGCTCGGGCCGAGGATAACGGGTACTGGATCACTGGGCCTATCCCGGTTCCTCCAGTCTTCAACA AGATTGCAAATGAGAAGACGGGCACTAGATCGTTCGTGAGGAGTGGGATATACATAGCAAACATCGGAGTCAAAGGGAGCATGTACAGGCTGAAGAAATATGCATTCGATCTGCTCGCTCTGGGGGATTTGATAGGGAAAGATGCTTGGAACTATGTGAGGAAGTACCTGAGACTTAAGGGCACTTCCATGTATTACGATTTCGATAAAGTGATCTCCGCTGCTCCCGTCGCCGATAAGCAGCCCCTGACTGATCTCGCCAATAATCTGTTCGACAGCATCGAGAAG CTCGAAGATGCCGTGAAGAGGAAAGACCTGTCTGCGACACAGTCATGTTACGAGGGCACAACTGTTATTCTCCAGGAAGTCATGAACAGAATGGCATAG
- the LOC116215393 gene encoding probable histone H2A.1, whose amino-acid sequence MAGRGKTLGSGASKKATSRSSKAGLQFPVGRIARFLKAGKYAERVGAGAPVYLAAVLEYLAAEVLELAGNAARDNKKTRIVPRHIQLAVRNDEELSKLLGDVTIANGGVMPNIHNLLLPKKTGPSKSSAGDED is encoded by the exons ATGGCCGGTAGAGGAAAGACCCTGGGTTCCGGTGCGTCGAAGAAGGCGACGTCTCGTAGCAGCAAGGCCGGCCTCCAGTTCCCGGTCGGTCGTATTGCTCGGTTCCTCAAGGCCGGCAAGTACGCCGAGCGTGTCGGCGCCGGAGCTCCTGTCTACCTCGCTGCCGTCCTCGAGTACCTTGCTGCTGAG GTGCTTGAATTGGCTGGGAATGCAGCGAGAGACAACAAGAAGACGAGGATCGTGCCTCGCCACATCCAGCTTGCAGTGAGGAATGATGAGGAGCTAAGCAAGCTCCTTGGAGATGTCACGATCGCGAATGGAGGGGTGATGCCTAACATCCACAATCTCCTCTTGCCCAAGAAGACTGGCCCCTCCAAGTCCTCTGCTGGAGATGAAGACTAA
- the LOC116213478 gene encoding 21.7 kDa class VI heat shock protein isoform X1 produces MSSLRQLSIKTEDHAPQKWSVSLKEDVFKRFISQGSPFVVRIFGEGSLFSPLLFGKFFDPSDAFPLWEFESGILLLSLRSSGKTSVDWFQSDHEYVLKAEIPGAWENNVQVYVDNGKVVEITGQWRQHRELNVKDWRCGNWWEYGYVRRLELPEDADWKNIEARLNSEKNIELRIPKKGPSCEEKNGSSNGTGNGTKREVAAIKCS; encoded by the exons ATGAGCAGTCTCCGGCAGCTCAGCATCAAAACTGAAGATCATGCTCCGCAGAAGTGGAGCGTGTCGTTGAAGGAAGATGTGTTCAAGAGGTTCATCTCTCAGGGCAGCCCATTTGTGGTTAGGATCTTCGGGGAGGGGTCGTTATTTAGTCCTTTGTTGTTCGGGAAATTCTTTGATCCATCTGATGCGTTCCCCTTGTGGGAGTTTGAGTCAGGCATACTGTTATTGAGTCTCCGGAGCAGCGGGAAGACCAGCGTTGATTGGTTTCAGTCAGACCATGAGTATGTACTAAAAGCGGAAATCCCAG GAGCATGGGAAAACAACGTTCAAGTTTATGTCGACAACGGGAAGGTAGTCGAGATAACCGGGCAGTGGAGGCAGCATAGAGAGCTGAACGTCAAGGATTGGAGGTGTGGGAACTGGTGGGAATACGGGTATGTGCGGAGGCTTGAGCTGCCGGAAGATGCAGACTGGAAAAATATCGAGGCGAGGCTGAACAGCGAGAAGAACATAGAACTCAGGATTCCAAAGAAAGGTCCATCATGCgaggaaaaaaatggaagCTCAAACGG gACAGGGAACGGAACTAAGAGGGAAGTCGCTGCAATCAAGTGCTCTTGA
- the LOC116213480 gene encoding transcription factor ILR3-like, whose amino-acid sequence MVSQENSNWLFDYGLIEDIPVPDGNFQVHNSGFSWPQPLNVGSNASVEIDGSFGDSDGVKENPKKRLRSESCGATSSKACREKLRRDRLNDKFLELGAILEPGRPPKTDKAAILIEAVRMVTQLRGEAQKLKDSNSSLQEKIKELKAEKNELRDEKQRLKAEKEKLEQQLKTVNTQPTFVPPPPAIPAAFAAPHGQAPGNKLVPFISYPGVAMWQFMPPASVDTSQDHVLRPPVA is encoded by the exons ATGGTTTCCCAGGAGAACAGCAATTGGCTCTTCGATTACGGCCTGATTGAGGACATCCCTGTCCCCGACGGGAACTTCCAGGTCCATAATTCTGGGTTCTCGTGGCCTCAGCCCTTGAATGTGGGTTCTAACGCGAG TGTGGAAATTGATGGATCATTCGGAGATTCAGATGGTGTTAAGGAAAACCCCAAAAAGCG GTTGAGATCTGAATCGTGTGGTGCAACTAGCTCTAAGGCATGTAGAGAGAAGCTACGCAGAGATAGATTAAATGACAA GTTTCTTGAATTGGGAGCTATACTGGAACCTGGAAGACCTCCGAAAACAGACAAGGCTGCTATCTTGATTGAAGCCGTTCGCATGGTGACTCAATTGCGTGGCGAAGCCCAGAAGTTGAAAGACTCAAATTCAAGTCTCCAGGAGAAAATCAAGGAGTTAAAA GCTGAGAAGAACGAACTGCGTGATGAGAAGCAAAGGCTAAAAGCAGAGAAAGAGAAGTTGGAACAGCAACTCAAGACTGTCAACACTCAGCCCACATTTGTACCCCCGCCTCCTGCCATTCCTGCTGCTTTTGCCGCACCTCATGGGCAAGCCCCAGGCAACAAATTGGTTCCTTTCATCAGCTACCCAGGAGTTGCTATGTGGCAGTTCATGCCTCCTGCTTCTGTAGACACCTCGCAGGATCATGTCCTCCGCCCACCTGTTGCTTGA
- the LOC116215626 gene encoding probable galacturonosyltransferase 12, with translation MQLHISPSLRHVTVLPGKGVREFINVKIGSRRLSYRMLFYMLLFFTFLLRFLFVMTAVDSIEGETKCATIGCIGKRLGPRILGRKLEPNVPDVIYQVLQQPMTKDELKGRPEIPQTLEDFMADIKESRPDAKTFALKLRDMVTLLEQRTRTAKIQEYLYRHIASSSIPKQLHCLALKLANEHSSNAAARQQLPTAELVPALVDNSHFHFVLASDNVLAASVVATSLVRNSLRPHKVVLHIITDKKTYSPMQAWFSLHPLDPAIIEVKALHHFDWFAKGKVPVLEAMEKDQRARSKFRGGSSVIVKNNTEKPHIIASKLQALSPKYNSMMNHIRIHLPELFPSLNKVVFLDDDIVVQTDLTPLWDINMKGKVNGAVQTCQGNDKFVMSKRFKSYLNFSHPLIRKSFNPNQCAWAYGMNIFDLKAWRNSNISLTYYHWLEQNLKSDLSLWQLGTLPPGLIAFHGHVHIIDPFWHMLGLGYQENTTLTEAKSAGVIHFNGRAKPWLEIAFPHLRPLWAKYVNFSDKFIKGCHIRAS, from the exons ATGCAGCTTCACATTTCTCCTAGCCTGAGGCACGTGACGGTGCTCCCAGGGAAAGGGGTGAGGGAGTTCATCAACGTGAAGATTGGGTCGAGGCGGTTGTCGTACCGGATGCTGTTCTACATGCTGCTGTTCTTCACGTTCCTCCTCAGGTTTCTGTTTGTCATGACGGCCGTCGACAGCATCGAAGGGGAGACCAAGTGCGCCACCATAG GTTGTATCGGCAAGAGATTAGGGCCGAGGATTCTGGGCAGAAAGCTGGAACCAAAT GTCCCAGATGTAATATACCAAGTTTTACAACAACCTATGACCAAGGATGAACTCAAAGGAAGACCGGAAATCCCGCAAACCTTGGAAGACTTCATGGCCGATATCAAGGAAAGTCGGCCTGATGCCAAAACCTTCGCCCTCAAACTCCGAGATATG gtaaCTCTGCTCGAGCAGAGAACACGAACGGCCAAAATCCAGGAATACCTGTACCGCCACATAGCCTCGAGCAGCATCCCGAAGCAGCTCCACTGCCTCGCCCTGAAGCTTGCCAATGAGCACTCCAGCAATGCAGCAGCCCGCCAGCAGCTTCCCACAGCAGAGCTCGTCCCGGCACTCGTGGACAACTCCCACTTCCACTTCGTTCTCGCATCGGACAATGTCCTAGCAGCTTCTGTTGTCGCAACATCGTTGGTCCGGAACTCGTTGCGGCCCCACAAGGTCGTCCTGCACATAATAACAGACAAGAAGACTTATTCACCTATGCAGGCATGGTTCTCCCTCCACCCTCTGGACCCTGCAATTATCGAGGTCAAGGCTTTGCACCATTTCGATTGGTTTGCAAAAGGGAAAGTGCCTGTCTTAGAGGCGATGGAGAAAGACCAGCGTGCAAGGTCAAAGTTCCGAGGGGGGTCATCTGTGATCGTGAAAAACAATACCGAGAAGCCTCATATCATCGCTTCTAAGCTGCAGGCTCTGAGTCCCAAGTACAACTCGATGATGAACCACATTAGAATACATCTCCCCGAG CTATTTCCAAGCCTGAATAAGGTGGTCTTTTTAGATGATGATATTGTGGTTCAGACCGATCTTACACCTCTGTGGGACATCAACATGAAGGGCAAGGTCAATGGAGCGGTTCAGACGTGTCAGGGAAATGATAAGTTTGTGATGTCAAAGCGATTCAAGAGCTACTTGAACTTCTCCCATCCCCTAATAAGAAAGAGCTTCAACCCAAATCAGTGTGCTTGGGCTTATGGGATGAACATATTCGATCTAAAGGCCTGGAGGAATTCCAACATAAGCCTCACTTACTACCACTGGCTCGAACAG AACTTGAAATCAGACCTCAGCTTGTGGCAACTTGGAACATTGCCTCCGGGTCTAATTGCATTCCATGGGCATGTACATATTATCGATCCCTTTTGGCACATGCTAGGCCTCGGGTACCAAGAAAACACGACTCTCACAGAAGCTAAGAGCGCTGGCGTTATCCACTTTAATGGCAGGGCAAAACCTTGGCTCGAGATAGCATTTCCGCATCTTCGACCGTTGTGGGCCAAGTACGTGAATTTCTCGGATAAGTTCATCAAGGGCTGTCACATTAGGGCATCTTAG
- the LOC116215392 gene encoding uncharacterized protein LOC116215392 — translation MAMRIVRVLVCALIVAMDVAAGILAIEAQVAQTKAIKAQAEGRGSRSGCKELPSSCSSRAFKLALAAAVLLALAHVTSNLLGGCTCVCSSMAELERSSSNRKFWFACLVSSWIIAAIGLPMVITGMLENSRSRSDGGGGCCRISSHQQHFLSTGGVLCFVHALLSLSFYCSSIISVDKLTTTDHAHDDNL, via the exons ATGGCGATGAGAATAGTTAGAGTTCTTGTGTGTGCTCTGATTGTTGCCATGGATGTTGCTGCTGGGATTCTCGCAATTGAAGCTCAAGTTGCTCAAACCAAG GCAATCAAGGCGCAGGCTGAAGGGAGGGGAAGTCGCTCGGGCTGCAAGGAGTTACCCAGCAGTTGTAGCAGTCGTGCATTCAAGCTAGCATTAGCAGCAGCTGTGCTCTTAGCTTTGGCCCATGTCACGTCTAACCTGCTAGGAGGGTGTACATGCGTCTGCAGCTCAATGGCAGAGCTCGAAAGATCCTCCAGCAACAGAAAGTTCTGGTTCGCTTGTCTCGTCTCCTCCTG gaTAATTGCTGCGATTGGGCTGCCAATGGTGATCACAGGCATGCTGGAGAACTCGAGATCGAGATCAGATGGCGGAGGAGGATGCTGTAGGATATCATCGCACCAACAGCACTTCTTGTCCACCGGTGGCGTGCTATGCTTCGTTCATGCACTTCTCTCCCTCTCGTTTTATTGTTCCTCCATTATTAGCGTAGACAAGCTGACAACTACCGATCATGCCCACGACGACAACCTATAA
- the LOC116213806 gene encoding formin-like protein 5 — protein sequence MLKMIQKQKCLRGVGCLIFLVTLLCPSVARLEEVPSDYILDWASLKIDQDTAELLWVNCRAELVRLRDTIEDLDLCFPHKVPNSRSDSDRYECVSFSKGNIREFLNAVHPELKINIVDCLRRNSLPFHVSGDEVVPNHWYSEYLESVSSRFDTRRRSLAASPPKGVARALEPGTVESPGSSPSPSHSLDPESPPPPPTPKKPFFPPSSDALSPKASVSQKNSSSGQGARSNAQSSKEDSNKRAILIAVIVTASVTFLLATLLFLCYNKVCRGRSRRGQNDERPLLSLSMTDYSVGSSYKPYGGYMNSIKEEKSNENIPSKASDGGVTAGVGGSTLGIALGWESFESPHANGNGQVSAFPPLKPPPGRMASNTGFLKPPPGRADPLPHEPPAPPKPPTKSGPPPPPPPPGPKPVAANVAAKPPGPPPPPPPARGGPKPGPPPPPPPKSSGPSAPRPPQPPGGGSKIARPLPVAPKTPGGGVSSEDDDDAPKTKLKPFFWDKVLANPDHSMVWHQIKSGSFQFNEEMIESLFGYAAPDKGKTNNRKDSSSQDSASPFVQIIDPKKAQNLAILLRALNVTIEEVCDALHEGNELPTEFVQTLLKMTPTADEELKLRLYNGELSQLGPADRFLKTLVGIPFAFKRIEALLLMSTLQEEVTSTKESFETLEVACKELRNSRLFLKLLEAVLKTGNRMNDGTFRGGAQAFKLDTLLKLSDVKGTDGKTTLLHFVVQEIIRSEGVRAVRVARESSSLSSFKSDDLLEDAPNETEEYYRSLGLQAVSGLGGELENVKKAAAIDADTLTGTVAKLGHALLKTRNFLSTDMKNLEEESGFHKALKSFVQNAEIDVTWLLEEEKRIMALVKSTGDYFHGNAGKDEGLRLFVIVRDFLIMLEKVCKEVSNAPRRPVKPQKKENGPASTPSVSDSRQAASPDLRQRLFPAIQERRFSDSSSDDES from the exons ATGCTAAAAATGATCCAGAAGCAGAAATGTCTCAGAGGAGTGGGCTGTCTCATCTTCCTGGTTACTCTACTCTGCCCGTCGGTCGCGAGGTTGGAGGAAGTGCCTTCGGACTATATACTTGATTGGGCTTCTCTCAAGATTGACCAGGACACG GCAGAGCTGCTGTGGGTCAATTGTAGGGCAGAGTTGGTTCGTCTAAGGGACACCATTGAAGACCTTGATCTATGCTTTCCACACAAAGTGCCCAACAGTAGGAGCGATAGTGACAGATACGAATGTGTGTCATTTTCGAAAGGAAATATCCGGGAATTTCTGAATGCTGTGCACCCCGAGTTGAAGATCAACATTGTGGATTGTTTGAGAAGGAATAGCCTTCCATTTCATGTTTCTGGAGATGAGGTTGTCCCTAACCATTGGTACTCTGAGTATCTCGAGTCCGTGTCTTCTAGGTTCGATACTCGTAGGCGGTCATTGGCAGCTTCACCACCAAAAGGAGTTGCCAGAGCACTGGAACCAGGGACTGTTGAGTCACCTGGTTCAAGCCCATCTCCTTCCCATTCCCTAGATCCAGAGTCTCCCCCACCTCCTCCAACTCCAAAGAAGCCGTTTTTCCCGCCGAGCTCTGATGCGCTGAGCCCAAAAGCTAGTGTGAGCCAAAAAAATTCTTCTTCGGGTCAAGGTGCCAGATCAAATGCACAGAGCAGTAAGGAAGATAGCAACAAAAGAGCGATTCTAATCGCAGTCATTGTTACGGCTTCAGTCACATTTCTCCTTGCAACATTACTGTTCCTATGCTACAACAAAGTTTGTAGGGGCAGATCACGCCGCGGTCAAAATGATGAGAGGCCCCTTCTCAGCCTGAGCATGACTGACTACTCTGTTG GTTCTTCATATAAGCCCTATGGTGGTTATATGAATTCGATCAAGGAAGAGAAGTCCAATGAAAATATTCCTTCTAAAGCTTCTGATGGAGGAGTCACTGCTGGTGTGGGTGGCTCCACATTGGGCATCGCATTAGGGTGGGAGTCCTTTGAGTCACCGCATGCAAATGGGAATGGACAGGTCTCCGCTTTTCCACCATTAAAGCCACCTCCAGGAAGGATGGCTTCGAATACTGGTTTTCTAAAGCCACCCCCAGGTAGGGCCGATCCTCTCCCTCATGAGCCACCGGCTCCCCCTAAGCCGCCCACAAAGAGCGGTCCTCCCCCACCGCCTCCTCCACCTGGACCGAAACCAGTCGCCGCAAATGTGGCCGCTAAACCGCCTGGACCACCACCTCCTCCACCACCTGCACGTGGTGGACCCAAACCAGGACCCCCACCACCGCCACCACCGAAGAGCAGTGGCCCTTCCGCTCCTAGGCCACCTCAACCTCCAGGAGGAGGTTCGAAGATTGCTCGCCCTCTACCTGTTGCTCCAAAGACACCGGGGGGAGGAGTTTCATCGGAGGATGACGACGATGCCCCAAAAACCAAATTGAAGCCATTCTTCTGGGATAAAGTTCTTGCGAACCCTGATCATTCTATGGTCTGGCATCAGATTAAATCAGGATCGTTCCA gTTTAATGAAGAGATGATTGAAAGCCTATTTGGGTATGCAGCCCCTGATAAAGGCAAAACTAATAATAGGAAGGACTCATCTTCACAGGATTCTGCATCTCCATTTGTGCAGATTATTGATCCTAAAAAGGCACAGAATCTTGCAATCCTTTTGCGAGCGCTGAATGTGACAATTGAAGAAGTCTGTGATGCACTTCATGAAG GAAATGAGCTCCCAACAGAGTTTGTTCAGACTTTGCTGAAGATGACCCCAACAGCTGATGAAGAACTAAAGCTCAGGCTCTACAATGGCGAACTTTCTCAACTGGGACCTGCTGATCGGTTTCTTAAAACTCTCGTTGGCATTCCATTTGCTTTCAAACGGATAGAAGCATTACTCTTAATGAGCACTCTTCAAGAGGAGGTTACATCCACCAAAGAGTCTTTCGAGACTCTGGAG GTGGCATGCAAGGAACTCAGAAACAGCAGGCTATTCCTGAAGCTCCTTGAAGCAGTCCTTAAGACAGGGAACAGAATGAATGATGGAACATTTCGAGGCGGAGCACAGGCTTTTAAGCTCGACACACTTTTGAAACTCTCAGACGTGAAAGGTACTGATGGAAAGACCACTCTGCTGCACTTTGTTGTTCAAGAGATAATCCGATCAGAAGGCGTAAGAGCTGTTCGTGTTGCTCGAGAAAGCTCAAGCTTATCGAGTTTTAAATCAGACGATCTCCTTGAGGACGCTCCTAATGAAACAGAAGAGTACTACCGAAGCCTTGGGCTTCAGGCTGTTTCGGGCTTGGGAGGAGAGCTCGAGAACGTGAAGAAGGCAGCTGCTATTGATGCTGATACATTAACGGGCACCGTAGCAAAGttgggccatgctctgttgaAAACCCGGAATTTCCTGAGTACTGATATGAAGAATTTGGAAGAAGAAAGTGGGTTCCACAAAGCTCTGAAGAGCTTTGTGCAGAATGCAGAAATTGACGTCACGTGGTTGCTGGAGGAAGAGAAGAGGATAATGGCTCTTGTGAAGAGCACAGGTGACTACTTCCACGGGAACGCAGGGAAGGACGAGGGGTTGAGATTGTTCGTGATAGTTAGAGATTTCTTGATCATGTTGGAAAAGGTGTGCAAAGAGGTGAGCAACGCGCCTCGGAGGCCTGTGAAGCCacagaagaaagaaaatgggcCTGCTTCGACTCCGTCAGTCTCTGACTCACGGCAAGCTGCTTCCCCTGATCTCCGCCAGCGTCTCTTCCCTGCAATCCAGGAGCGGCGTTTCAGTGATTCCAGCTCCGATGATGAGAGTTGA